ATACGGCGACCGAGGGCTCAAGGGCGCGATGCGCGCCGCCGACCGGTCCGGTGCCCGTCTCGCGCTGGTCGCCGGCGATCGTGATCTCGAGGCCGGCACGATCGGCATCAAGGACCTCGCGACCGGGGATCAGGTGTCGGTGCCGATCGATTCGGTTGTCGCCGAGGTGCTTTCGCGTTTCGAGGGGTAGTCGTCACAGGGGTCATCCCGGGGCGGCGGTAATTCAATGCGCCGTCATCGCGCCGTCATCGGCAATTTAACGGATCCGCAAAAAACTAGCTGATTTTCTTGTACGGTCGTCCAAGATCGCTGCCGCAGGGTGAGGAGACGTCCGTGGAACGTGTGCAGAGTCGAGGCGGCGCGAGCCCGCCGGCGGTGAGATCGTTTCGCGACTTCTCCAGCGTTCACGTGGTGTGCGCCGGTCTGGGGACTTCGCCGTCGCTGAGGTCGTTGTCGGTGCCGCCGGCCTGGCCGACGGCCACCCCGAAGCCCGACTACGCACCGGCCGCTGCGGGTGGGCCGCCGGGGTTCACCTACCAGGACGGCCTGATGGGCGTCCTGACCGGCCCCCGTGCCACCCCTCATGTCGAGGAGCCGTTGGCCGAGGAGGCGTAGTCGAGGCGGGTGGTCGTACCCCAGTGGCATGATCGAATGTATGTTCGATCAGCTGAGTGAATCCGCGGCCGTGGTGGATCGCATCTGCTCGTCCGCACGATCCGAAAACCGGGCAGCGGCCGCCCAACTCGAGGCTATCGGGGCATTATTCGGCCTTCGGCTATCTCGTTATGCGGAGACCGAGGCGTGGGCCGTCGACACGATGGAGGCGGTCAGTGCCGAGCTGGCCGCGGCGTTGCGAATAAGCCAGGGGCTGGCGGCCAGCCGCCTTCGCTACGCCCGCGCGATGCGGGAACGGCTGCCGAAGGTCGCAGAGGTATTCAGAGCCGGCGATATCGACTATCGGACGTTTCAGACCCTCGTCTATCGCACCGATCTACTCACCGACGACGCGGTGCTGGCCGGGGTCGATGCGGAGCTGGCTGTCAACGTGCCGCGTTGGCCCTCGATGACCCACGGCCGACTGGCCGCGCAGGTCGACAAGATCGTCGTGCGGGTTGACGCGGATGCCGTACGGCGGCGTGAGCAACGCCAGTCCGACCGCGAGGTTTGGATCGGAGACGTTGGCGATGGCACTTCGGAGATCCACGGCTCCTTGTCGACTCCCGACGCGCGTGCACTGGAAAAGCGGCTGAATGCGTTGTCGGCCACGGTGTGTGAGCACGACCCCCGGCGCCGCGAGCAGCGCCGGGCCGACGCGTTGGGGGCGCTGGCGACGGCGGCCGATCGACTGTGCTGCCGGTGTGGGCGACCCGACTGCACAGCGGGTAAACGTCCCGCCGCGACGCCCGTCGTCATTCATGTGATCGCCGAGCAGGCCACCGTCGATGGTCGCGGCTCGGTACCCGCGTCCCAGCTCAGTGCTGATGGCCTGATCGCGCCGGAACTCGTTGCGGAACTGGCTAAGTCGGCCAGGTTGGTGCCGCTCGTCCATCCCGCCGACGCTCCGCCCGAGCCCGGGTATGTACCTTCCAGGGCGCTGCAGGACTTTATCCGATGCCGCGACTTGACGTGCCGCTGGCCGGGTTGCGACCGGCCGGCAGTAGAGTGCGACCTCGACCATACGATTCCGTACTCCGACGGCGGTCCGACGCATGCGTCAAACCTCAAGTGCTACTGCCGTACCCATCATTTGGTCAAGACTTTCTGGGAATGGCGTGACAAGCAGTTGCCCGACGGGACACTGATTTTGACGTCGCCGGCTGCGCACACCTACGTCACCACACCGGGCAGCGCGCTGCTATTTCCGAGCCTGTGCTTGGCGACGGGCGGTGTGCCGGCGCCCGAGGCGGACGTGCCACCGGACTACCTCGGTGACCGGACCGCGATGATGCCCAGACGGCGCCAAACTCGCGCACAAAACCGCACCGCGTGCATCACCGCCGAGCGCCGGCGCAACCGAAGCGCACGCGTCGCCCGCCGAAAGCCGGAACGGGCTCGCGATTGGGGATCCCGCGATATCGCTTGCGATCCCGATCCGCCACCCTTCTAGGCCTGAGCGCGTGTCTCGAATTCGGCCAAGCCGGACAGCGCCTGCGGCAACGGGTCTTGGTGTAGGACGCCGAGGCGCTGCGTGGCGCGGGTGAGGGCGACGTAGAGCTCGGCCGCGCCGCGCGGCCCGTCGGCGAGGATCCGCCGCGGTTCCACGACCAGCACGGCGTCGAACTCCAGGCCCTTCGTCGCCGATGCCGGCACGGTGCCCGGCACGCCGGGTGGTCCGATGACGATGCTGGTTCCTTCGCGACCGGCCTCGTCCCGAACGAATTCCTCAATCGCACTGGGCAATTCGTCGTCGGTGACGCGTCTGGACCAGGGCCGCACGCCGCACGCCCGCACCGACTCCGGTGGCTGGACGCCGGGCGCGAACTCGTCGAGCAACGCGGCGGCGACGGTCATGATCTCCGCCGGGGTGCGGTAGTTGACCGATAGCGACCGGTAGACCCAGCGGCCGGGCACGTACGGATCCAGCATCGCGTGCCAGGAGGTCGCCCCGGCCACCGACCGGCGCTGGGCGAGATCGCCGACGACCGTGAAGGATTTGCCGGGGCAGCGGCGCATCAGCACTCGCCAGTCCATCTCGGACAGTTCTTGGGCCTCGTCGACCACGACATGGCGGTAGGTCCAATCGCGATCCGCGGCAGCACGTTCGGCGAGTTCGCGGGTGTCGCGCTCTTGGAAGCGGTCGGCGAGATCTTCGGCGTTGAGCATGTCTTGAGCGAGCAGCTGGTCCTCGTCGTCCATCAGGTCTTCGCGGCTGATCATGATGTCCAACACGCCGGCGGCGAACTCCGCTTCGGCCTTGCGGTCCTGCTCGGCGGCCAGGTCGGCCGACTTGTCACGGCCCAGCAGGTCGACCAGCTCGTCGAGCAGCGGCACATCGGACACCGTCCAGGCGTGACCGTCGGCCCGCCACAGCGACTCATCCACCCCGGCCGCGTGCAACCGTTCACGCGACGTGTAGAGGTCCGCCAGCAGGGTTTCCGGCGTCAGAATCGGCCAGAGCTCGTCCAGCGCTGCGGCGAACGCCTCGTTGTCGTCGAGCTCGTCGATCAGATCCGCGCGCAGTCGCTCCCACACGACCCGGTCTTCCCTGGTCAGCCGGCCTCGCCCGATCCGGGCGATGCCTCGTTCGGTCAGCGCCCAGGTGATGACGTCGATGAACACCGCGCGAGCGTCGTTGTGTGGCTGCCGACTCTTGCGCGCTTCCTCCCTGGCCCACCCGGCGATCTCGGCGTCGATCCGGACCGTGACGTCGGCCAGTTCGATCGTCACCGGATGCTCGGGTACTCGTTGCCGATCGCCGATCGCCGCCGCCAGCACATCGAGGATCTTCAGCGAACCCTTGAGCACGACACATTGCGGGGTGTCCTCGGCGACGACGTGCAACCCGGGAACCAGCTCGCCGGTGGTACTGAACACCACGTCCGTCTCGCCGAGCGACGGCAGCACGCGGCCGATGTGGCTCAGGAACGCCGGATTGGGGCCGATCACGAGAACGCCGTGGCGTTCCATCTGCTCCCGCTGGGTGTAGAGCAGGTAGGCGACGCGGTGCAGCGCCACCACCGTCTTGCCGGTGCCGGGGCCACCCTCGATCACCAGCACCCCGTTGTGATCGAGCCGGATGATCTCGTCCTGCTCGGCCTGGATCGTCGCCACGATGTCGCGCATACCCTCGCCGCGCGGCGCGTTGACGGCGGCAAGCAGGGCCGAGTCTTCTGATTCGGCCGGCTCGCTGCCGTCACCAGGGCGGCCGAGGACCTCGTCGGTGAAGTCGACGACCTGACGCCCGCGAGTGTGGAACTGGCGACGTCGGCGCATGTTCTCCGGCGTCGCCGCGGTGGCGACGTAGAAGGCACGCGCCGCGGGCGCCCGCCAATCGAGCAGCATCGGTGCGTAGTCGTTCTTCTCGTCCAAGAAGCCGATCCGGCCGATGTAGGACCGTTCACCCGAAACGGCATCCAGCCGGCCGAAACACAGCCCGTTGTCCACCACGTCCAGCCGTTTGACCTGTTTGGCCAGCGCACGCACCTGGACGTCGCGTTCCATCGACGTCTCACCGTCGCCCAGCAGCGCTTGCTTGTACTCGCCCCTCAGTCGCGCGCGATCGGCGTCGAGCCGCGCATAGAGCCCCGCCACATAGCTCTGCTCGGACCGCAATTCGTCTTCGTAGTCTCGACTCGACAAGTACCCCTCCGCCACTTCTGGTCTCGGCCAGCGATTTTCCTCGAGCGAGAAGATCGCCGCTTGACATCGTATCGAACAGTTGTTCGAATAGTGGGATGCGGTGGGCGAACCAGGCCGTTGCCGTCAACGGTAATCCCGTCGACGACGGGGCACTACCGGGGCTGGCGCGGATCGGTCTGGTCCGCAGCGTGCGGGCGCCGCAGTTCGAGGGGATCACCTTTCACGAGGTGCACTGCAAATCGGCACTCAACAAGGTTCCGGCCGCGGCCGCGCTGCCGTTCCGCTACACCGTCAACGGCTATCGTGGTTGCTCCCACGCCTGCCGCTATTGTTTCGCGCGCCCCAGCCACGAATACCTGGACTTCAACTGCGGCACCGATTTTGACACTCAGGTG
The DNA window shown above is from Mycobacterium sp. Aquia_216 and carries:
- a CDS encoding PPE family protein, SVP subgroup; its protein translation is MERVQSRGGASPPAVRSFRDFSSVHVVCAGLGTSPSLRSLSVPPAWPTATPKPDYAPAAAGGPPGFTYQDGLMGVLTGPRATPHVEEPLAEEA
- a CDS encoding HNH endonuclease signature motif containing protein, yielding MFDQLSESAAVVDRICSSARSENRAAAAQLEAIGALFGLRLSRYAETEAWAVDTMEAVSAELAAALRISQGLAASRLRYARAMRERLPKVAEVFRAGDIDYRTFQTLVYRTDLLTDDAVLAGVDAELAVNVPRWPSMTHGRLAAQVDKIVVRVDADAVRRREQRQSDREVWIGDVGDGTSEIHGSLSTPDARALEKRLNALSATVCEHDPRRREQRRADALGALATAADRLCCRCGRPDCTAGKRPAATPVVIHVIAEQATVDGRGSVPASQLSADGLIAPELVAELAKSARLVPLVHPADAPPEPGYVPSRALQDFIRCRDLTCRWPGCDRPAVECDLDHTIPYSDGGPTHASNLKCYCRTHHLVKTFWEWRDKQLPDGTLILTSPAAHTYVTTPGSALLFPSLCLATGGVPAPEADVPPDYLGDRTAMMPRRRQTRAQNRTACITAERRRNRSARVARRKPERARDWGSRDIACDPDPPPF
- the helR gene encoding RNA polymerase recycling motor ATPase HelR; amino-acid sequence: MSSRDYEDELRSEQSYVAGLYARLDADRARLRGEYKQALLGDGETSMERDVQVRALAKQVKRLDVVDNGLCFGRLDAVSGERSYIGRIGFLDEKNDYAPMLLDWRAPAARAFYVATAATPENMRRRRQFHTRGRQVVDFTDEVLGRPGDGSEPAESEDSALLAAVNAPRGEGMRDIVATIQAEQDEIIRLDHNGVLVIEGGPGTGKTVVALHRVAYLLYTQREQMERHGVLVIGPNPAFLSHIGRVLPSLGETDVVFSTTGELVPGLHVVAEDTPQCVVLKGSLKILDVLAAAIGDRQRVPEHPVTIELADVTVRIDAEIAGWAREEARKSRQPHNDARAVFIDVITWALTERGIARIGRGRLTREDRVVWERLRADLIDELDDNEAFAAALDELWPILTPETLLADLYTSRERLHAAGVDESLWRADGHAWTVSDVPLLDELVDLLGRDKSADLAAEQDRKAEAEFAAGVLDIMISREDLMDDEDQLLAQDMLNAEDLADRFQERDTRELAERAAADRDWTYRHVVVDEAQELSEMDWRVLMRRCPGKSFTVVGDLAQRRSVAGATSWHAMLDPYVPGRWVYRSLSVNYRTPAEIMTVAAALLDEFAPGVQPPESVRACGVRPWSRRVTDDELPSAIEEFVRDEAGREGTSIVIGPPGVPGTVPASATKGLEFDAVLVVEPRRILADGPRGAAELYVALTRATQRLGVLHQDPLPQALSGLAEFETRAQA